A stretch of DNA from Gymnodinialimonas sp. 57CJ19:
AGCCCACTCCGGCACCTGCCCTTCCCAAAGCCCCATCACCGACAACGCCGCTCCAAGCTCGGCCCCGTCAAGCTTGTGCATCTCGGCCAAGGCCTGATGGGTGTTGAGGTCGTCGGCCAGTGCCGCGACAACCGCCTCGGGCACCGCGTCGCCCGGCTCTGCCGCCGCGTACCACTTCCGCAACGTCTTCTCCGCCTCAACCCGCTTCTTCTCGGTCCAGTCCATCGGCTTGCCGTAATGCGTGGACAGCATCACGAAGCGGATCACCTCGCCCGGCACGCCGCTGTCCAGCAAATCGCGCACAGTGAAGAAGTTGCCCAAGGACTTGGACATCTTCTTGCCCTCGACCTGCAACATCTCGTTGTGCATCCAGATATTTGCAAAGCCGTGGCCTGCCGCGCAGGATTGTGCGACCTCGTTTTCGTGGTGCGGGAACAGCAGGTCCGCGCCGCCGCCGTGGATGTCGAAGGTCTCTCCCAGGATCGAATGGGCCATGGCCGAGCATTCGATGTGCCAGCCGGGGCGACCCCTGCCCCACGGGCTGTCCCAGCCGGGGATGTCATCTGCCGACGGCTTCCAGAGGACGAAGTCCATCGGGTCCTCTTTATAGGGCGCGACCTCGACCCTTGCGCCTGCGATCATGTCATCGACAGAGCGCCCCGACAGCTTGCCGTAGTCGTCAAAGCTGCGCACCCGGAACAGGGCGTGGCCGTCGCGGGCATAGGCGAAATCCTTTTCGATAAGATCCTCGATAAAGGCAACCATCTGCTCGATATACTCGGTGGCACGGGGCATATGGGTGGGGTCGAGCACGCCAAGGGCGCGGGTGTCATCGAGGTACCATTGCGCGGTCTCGGCGGTGAGGTCCGCGATCTTGCGCCCTTCTTCGGCGGCGCGGGCGTTAATCTTGTCGTCCACGTCGGTGAAGTTGCGCACGAAAGTGACGTTCCCCTCGCCATAGACATGGCGCAGCAGGCGAAACAGCTGGTCAAACACAACGGCAGAGCGCGCGTTGCCGATATGGGCGCGGTCGTAAACCGTGGGCCCGCAGACATACATCGAGACCTTTCCCGGCTCGATCGGTTGCAACACCTCGATGCGGCGAGACTTGGAGTTCTTCAGGCGGATTTCGACCATAATATCAAGCTTTCGGGCAGGCGAGAACAAAGCGCGAGACCGGGCTATCAGATAGGTAGAATTAAGAAAACCACACTTAGCCGGTCCGCAGAAGTTAGCGGATAATGAGACAACCGGGACAGGACAATGTGTGCGTCATGGCCTTGGTGTAGCACGGCGGGCTTCGCCGCGACAAGCTGCCCGTGAATTTGCGGGACGCGGTGACACAATTGGGGTTGCGTGTGCCCGCCTGTCCAAGCACCGTCGGGTGGAACGCGGGCTTGGACGGTCCGCCCGACCAACCCCGTTTCGGAGCTTTGCCCATGCCTGCATATTCAAACCGTCTTGAAGGACTGAACGGCGGAGGGGACGACGGCTGGGGCCTGTTCTACCGCGCCCGCGCCATGAAGACCGCCGGAGAGCCGGTTCTGGAGTTGACTATTGGAGAGCACGACATCGGCACCGCGCCCGAAATCCTTGATGCCATGGATGCCTCGGCGCGGGGCGGACATACAGGATACGCGGCGATCCCCGGCACCACGGGCCTGCGCGAAGCAATCGCCAAGCGCTTGCGATCCTTTGCGGATCTGCCCTACGGCCCCGAAAACGTGCTGGTCACGCCGGGCGGGCAATCGGCGCTGTTTGCCGCCCATAGCCTTGCGTGCGACCATGGCGACACGGCGCTGATGATCGACCCCTATTATGCCACCTACCCCGGCACCCTGCGCGGTGTCGGCGCCATCCCCCGCGCCGTGCCGACCTACCCGGAAGACGGGTTTCAACCGCGCGAGGCGGATTTGATGGCCGCCGCCGAAGGCGCCAAGAGCCTGCTGATGAACAGCCCCAACAACCCCACGGGCGCGGTCTACACCGACGCCACGCTGGACGGGATTGCCCGCGTCGCCAAGGCCCATGACCTTTGGGTGATCGCCGACGAGGTCTATGACAGTCAGGTGTGGGAAGGGGTACACCGCCCCATCGCCAGCTTGCCCGGCATGTTCGAGCGCACCCTGACGGTGGGGTCTTTGTCGAAGTGCCACGCGATGACCGGGTCCCGGCTCGGGTGGGTTGCGGGCCCTGTGGAGGCGATTGAGCATCTGACGAACCTGTCCACCCACACCACCTATGGGGTGCCGGGTTACATTCAGGACGCGGGCGAGTTTGCACTGTCCCAAGGCCCCGAGGCCGAGGCGATCGTGGCCGCGCCATTCGTGCGCCGCCGGGCCATATTGCTGGAAAAGCTGGCGGGGCAGCAGGCGATCAAGGCCATTCCGCCTGCGGGGGCGATGTATGTGATGCTCGACATCCGCGCCACGGGCCTGAGCGGGAAAGCCTTCGGAGAGGCGTTGCTGGACGAAGAGATGGTCGCCGTGATGCCCGGCGAAAGCTTTGGCGAGGCCGCAGCGGGCCATGTGCGGGTCGCCTTGACCCTGCCCGATGAGATTTTCGCCGAGGCGATGGATCGTCTGTTCGCCTTTGCGGCGCGGAAACTGGCGGCGTAGGCGCCGCGGTGGTGGAGGGAGTATCCGCCACGAAAAAGGCCCGCCCCCATTGGTTGGGGACGGGCCATCGCGGTAGCGTATCGGATATCAGAAGCGGAAGGCCGCGTTGATGCCGAAGGTCGTGGCGGAAATATCATTGCCGGTGCCGTCGAAGTCCTCAAACTCGTGCTGAAGGACTTCTGCACCAAGGGTGATCTGATCGGTGACCATGTAATCCATGCCGGCACCGAAGAAGTAGCCGGTGTCGTCGTAGTCGACGCCTGCGATTTCGGCAGACGCCTGGGCGACACCCACTGTACCGTAGATCAGCGCAGGGCCGGCATCATAGCCAACTTCGACGCCCAAACGGTGCACGGAGTCGAGCGAACCAACGGTGGTGCCCGTCGTGCCTTCCAGATCGATGTCGGCGAAGTTCAGGTCCAGCTCACCGCCAACAACAACGTTGCCGAAGTCGTAACGGTACCCGCCGAACACGCCGTAAAGCGCGCCGTCACCTGCGTTGGGATCGGCGTCAACGTCACCGTATTCCAGCTGGATACCGCCATATGCGCCGGTCCAATCGGTGCCAACGGGCGTGATCGGGGCCACGATGGGGGCGGGCGCCGGCGCAGGTGTGGGGGCAACGCCACCGGCAAAAGCTGCGGCGGGGGCGAGAATGGATGCGATCGTGCCTGATAAGAGAGCGTTTTTCATAGCTGATTTCCTCATTGTCCGTGTCAGGAATTTTATAGGTTCCGGGTGACCAACGCCTTGGGTTGGCGTGGGTTCCGACACAGAGCTAAGGTCTTGCGGCGCGATTACACCTCACAAGCAGGTGAGCCGGGGGTGACGGCCAAAACCTGCTTGTTTTCAATCTGGTAGGCAGCAAATTGCCGCCGCGTCCTGGCCCGTCACATCGTTGTGAAGTGACGTCTGGGAAGGTTAACGAGGCAGGGCGGCGGCCTCGCGGGCGAGGCGTTCGACCTCGGCCCAATCGCCTGCTTCGACGGCGGATTTGGGGGCCACCCAGGAGCCGCCTGCGCAGACCACGTTGGGCAGGCTGAGGTAATCATTTGCGTTGCCCATGCTGACCCCGCCCGTGGGGCAGAAAGACACCTGGGGGATCGGCGCGCCGATGGCTTTGAGCGCGGGCGCGCCGCCGTTGGCCTCGGCGGGGAAAAACTTCAGCATGTCAAAGCCCTGCTCGAACAGGAACATCACCTCGGACGCGGTGGCGGCACCGGGAAGCAGGGGCAGTTCATTGGCGATGCAGGCATCAATCAGCCGCGCCGTGACGCCGGGAGAGACGCCAAAAGTGGCCCCGGCGGCTTTGGCGTTCTCGACGTCCCGGGGGGTGAGCAATGTCCCTGCCCCCACGACACCGCCTTCGACCGTCGCCATTTCCGAGATGACATCCAACGCGCAAGGGGTGCGCAGCGTGACCTCCAGGGCGGGGAGGCCGCCCGAAACCAGCGCCTGAGCCAGGGGTTTGGCATGGGCGGCGTCGTTTACCACGAGGACCGGGATGATCGGCGCGAGGGCCGCAATACGGTGGGCAGCAAGGGATTGTGCTTGGGGCGTCATGGCGACTTCCTTTCGGGCCGGGGCGCAGGTGGCGAGGACGGGAGCCTCCGGCGGGAGTTGTACCGGCCAAGATGAAGCCGGGGAGCGTTTCCGTTTCGGGTGGGGTTAAACGACGACACCGGCACCGTTGGTAGCGGGACCTGCGGCTTGGCGGAAGATTTCGAACAGTTCGCGTCCGACGCCGTGGGTGTTGCTGGAGAGGTCGGGGGTGGCGATGGGGCGGGTGTCCACGCCTTCCGTGAGGACATCGAGGGTGCCGTTGGTGGCATCGACGCGGATCATGTCGCCGTTTTGCAGGCGGCCGATCAGGCCGCCGTCCAGCGCCTCGGGGGCGACGTGGATGGCGGAGGGGACTTTGCCCGATGCCCCGGACATGCGGCCATCGGTGACCAGCGCCACCCGGTGGCCACGCCCTTGAAGGATCGAGAGCAGCGGCGTGAGGGAGTGGAGTTCCGGCATACCGTTGGCTTTGGGGCCCTGGAAGCGCACGACCACGACCACATCGCGGTTGAGTTCGTTGTTCTTGAAGGCTTCTTTGACCGCATCCTGGGTGTGGAAGATGGCGGCGGGTGCCTCGATACAATGGCGCTCAGGATCGACGGCAGAGACTTTCATCACGCCGATGCCGAGGTTGCCTTTCAGCTCGGCCAGACCACCCGTGGGGGCGAAGGGATCGGCTGCGGGACGCAGGATCTTGTCGTTGAGGGAGGTCTTGGTGCCGGGGCGATAGTGGAACGCGCCGTCGTTCAGGGCGGGTTCCTGGGTATAGAGCGAAAGGCCATCGCCGGCAGCGGTTTTGACATCCTCGTGCATCAGGCCCGCGTCCAGAAGTTCGCCGATCATGTAGCCAAGGCCACCGGCGGCGTGGAAGTGGTTCACGTCGGCCAAGCCGTTGGGATAGACCCGCGCCATCAGCGGGGTGACTTCCGATATGTCGTTGAAATCGCTGCATTCCAGGATGATCCCGGCGGCGCGCGCCATGGCGATGAGGTGGATCACCAGGTTGGTGGAGCCGCCCGTGGCCATGAGGCCCACGAGGCCGTTTACGAAGGCTTTTTCGTCAAGGATATCGCAGACCGGCGTATAGGCGTTGCCAAGCGCGGTGATGGCGGCGGCGCGTTCGGTCGCGGCGGCGGTCAGGGCATCGCGCAGGGGGGTGCCGGGATTGACGAAGGAGGCGCCCGGAAGGTGCAGGCCCATGAATTCCATCAGCATCTGGTTGGAGTTCGCCGTGCCGTAGAAGGTACAGGTGCCCGGCCCGTGGTAGGAGGCCATTTCGGCCTCCATCAGTTTATCCCGGCCCACTTCGCCGTTGGCGAACTGCTGACGCACGCGGGCTTTTTCATCGTTGGGCAGGCCCGAGACCATGGGGCCTGCGGGCACGAACAGCGCAGGCATATAGCCGAAGGTGGCCGCGGCCATGACGAGGCCCGGCACGATCTTGTCGCAGACGCCGAGGTAAAGCGCGGCGTCAAAGGTGTTGTGGGAGAGCGCCACGCCTGCGGCCATGGCGATGACGTCGCGGGAGAAGAGCGATAGTTCCATCCCGACCTGTCCTTGCGTGACGCCGTCGCACATGGCGGGCACGCCGCCTGCGACCTGGGCCGTGGCACCGGCGGCGCGGGCGGCGTCCTTGATCTTCTGCGGAAAGGTCTCGAACGGTTGATGCGCGGACAGCATATCGTTGTAGGCGGTGACGATGCCGATGTTGGGCGCACGTGCCGCGACCAGAGCATCCTTGTCGCCTTCCATTGCCGCATAGGCGTGGGCCTGGTTGCCGCAGGTCAGATGGGCGCGGCGGGGGCCATCTTCGGCCAGTTTGCCCATGCGTTCCAGATAGGGGACGCGCGTAGGGCGGGAACGTTCAATGATGCGGTCTGTGATGGCGGCGATGCGGCTGTCGAGTGGCATGGGGGCTGCTCCGTGAGGTCAGTTGCGCATGAGGTATCATGTTAGCGCTAACACGTCCAGAGGTCGAAAACACTGTTCTGCCCCCTGCCCTGCGGCCCCGAAAAAAAGGGCCACGGCGGGCGTCATGGCCCCTGGGAAAACGGGCGATTTTCCCGCGCCGCGGTGGGGTCTAATGGGGCTGCACGCCGGGCAGGAACACCGGCTGATCACGGTAGAGCAAGGAGATGCCGTCCTTGAACACATGGACCTTCTCGGGCGCGGCGGTCAGCTTGACCGAGGTGCCACGCAAGTCCTTGTGGATGCCCGCAAGTTTGCCGATGACCGGCTCATGATCCGGGGCGGCTTTTTCAAAATAGAGCAGGGTCACTTCGCCCAATGCTTCGGTGATTTCGACCTTGGCCTGGAAGGCGAAATTGGAGGCATCGGTTTCCATCATGTCCTCGGGGCGAATTCCGACCTCGACCTCGGCGCCCGTGTCGGCGTCGGTGGAGGGGTAATCGGAGATGATCATGCCGCCGCCCTCATGCATCTGCAGCGTCGTCTTGGCGCCGGTACCCACGATCTTGCCGCGCAAAAGGTTCATGGCGGGCGAGCCGATGAACCGGGCCACGAAGGTGGAATTGGGGCGTTCGTACAGGTCCAGCGGCGCGCCCACCTGTGCCACACCGCCGCCGGCCAGCACCACGATGCGCGAGGCCAAGGTCATCGCCTCGACCTGATCGTGGGTGACGTAGATCATCGTGCTGTCGGGCATCTCTTCCTTGAGTTGCGCGATCTGGATGCGGGTGGCGACGCGCAGGCTGGCGTCGAGGTTGGAGAGCGGCTCATCAAAGAGGTAAACCTTGGGGTCGCGCACGATGGAGCGGCCAATGGCGACGCGTTGGCGTTGCCCGCCCGACAGCGCCTTGGGCAGACGATCGAGGAAGTTTTCCAGCTGGAGCTTTTCCGCCGCGGCCTGCACTTTGGCGTCGATGGTGGCCGCATCATCGCCCGCGATCTTCAGGGCGAAGGCCATGTTATCGCGCACCGTCATGTGGGGATACAAAGCGTAGGATTGGAACACCATTGCGATGCCGCGCTCGGAAGGGGGCACGTCGTTGACGACCTGATTGTCGATCTCCAGCTCTCCGCCGGTGATCTTTTCCAAGCCCGCAATCATCCGCAGCAGGGTGGACTTGCCGCAGCCCGAGGGGCCGACGAACACGATCAGTTCGCCCTGTTCGA
This window harbors:
- the cysS gene encoding cysteine--tRNA ligase encodes the protein MVEIRLKNSKSRRIEVLQPIEPGKVSMYVCGPTVYDRAHIGNARSAVVFDQLFRLLRHVYGEGNVTFVRNFTDVDDKINARAAEEGRKIADLTAETAQWYLDDTRALGVLDPTHMPRATEYIEQMVAFIEDLIEKDFAYARDGHALFRVRSFDDYGKLSGRSVDDMIAGARVEVAPYKEDPMDFVLWKPSADDIPGWDSPWGRGRPGWHIECSAMAHSILGETFDIHGGGADLLFPHHENEVAQSCAAGHGFANIWMHNEMLQVEGKKMSKSLGNFFTVRDLLDSGVPGEVIRFVMLSTHYGKPMDWTEKKRVEAEKTLRKWYAAAEPGDAVPEAVVAALADDLNTHQALAEMHKLDGAELGAALSVMGLWEGQVPEWAVSDGADLSAFAARLGTAREEAMQTKDFSTVDALKSALTDAGVEVRMSKAGVDLVPGPNFDPAKLENL
- a CDS encoding aminotransferase class I/II-fold pyridoxal phosphate-dependent enzyme — translated: MPAYSNRLEGLNGGGDDGWGLFYRARAMKTAGEPVLELTIGEHDIGTAPEILDAMDASARGGHTGYAAIPGTTGLREAIAKRLRSFADLPYGPENVLVTPGGQSALFAAHSLACDHGDTALMIDPYYATYPGTLRGVGAIPRAVPTYPEDGFQPREADLMAAAEGAKSLLMNSPNNPTGAVYTDATLDGIARVAKAHDLWVIADEVYDSQVWEGVHRPIASLPGMFERTLTVGSLSKCHAMTGSRLGWVAGPVEAIEHLTNLSTHTTYGVPGYIQDAGEFALSQGPEAEAIVAAPFVRRRAILLEKLAGQQAIKAIPPAGAMYVMLDIRATGLSGKAFGEALLDEEMVAVMPGESFGEAAAGHVRVALTLPDEIFAEAMDRLFAFAARKLAA
- a CDS encoding outer membrane beta-barrel protein, producing the protein MKNALLSGTIASILAPAAAFAGGVAPTPAPAPAPIVAPITPVGTDWTGAYGGIQLEYGDVDADPNAGDGALYGVFGGYRYDFGNVVVGGELDLNFADIDLEGTTGTTVGSLDSVHRLGVEVGYDAGPALIYGTVGVAQASAEIAGVDYDDTGYFFGAGMDYMVTDQITLGAEVLQHEFEDFDGTGNDISATTFGINAAFRF
- the eda gene encoding bifunctional 4-hydroxy-2-oxoglutarate aldolase/2-dehydro-3-deoxy-phosphogluconate aldolase gives rise to the protein MTPQAQSLAAHRIAALAPIIPVLVVNDAAHAKPLAQALVSGGLPALEVTLRTPCALDVISEMATVEGGVVGAGTLLTPRDVENAKAAGATFGVSPGVTARLIDACIANELPLLPGAATASEVMFLFEQGFDMLKFFPAEANGGAPALKAIGAPIPQVSFCPTGGVSMGNANDYLSLPNVVCAGGSWVAPKSAVEAGDWAEVERLAREAAALPR
- the edd gene encoding phosphogluconate dehydratase yields the protein MPLDSRIAAITDRIIERSRPTRVPYLERMGKLAEDGPRRAHLTCGNQAHAYAAMEGDKDALVAARAPNIGIVTAYNDMLSAHQPFETFPQKIKDAARAAGATAQVAGGVPAMCDGVTQGQVGMELSLFSRDVIAMAAGVALSHNTFDAALYLGVCDKIVPGLVMAAATFGYMPALFVPAGPMVSGLPNDEKARVRQQFANGEVGRDKLMEAEMASYHGPGTCTFYGTANSNQMLMEFMGLHLPGASFVNPGTPLRDALTAAATERAAAITALGNAYTPVCDILDEKAFVNGLVGLMATGGSTNLVIHLIAMARAAGIILECSDFNDISEVTPLMARVYPNGLADVNHFHAAGGLGYMIGELLDAGLMHEDVKTAAGDGLSLYTQEPALNDGAFHYRPGTKTSLNDKILRPAADPFAPTGGLAELKGNLGIGVMKVSAVDPERHCIEAPAAIFHTQDAVKEAFKNNELNRDVVVVVRFQGPKANGMPELHSLTPLLSILQGRGHRVALVTDGRMSGASGKVPSAIHVAPEALDGGLIGRLQNGDMIRVDATNGTLDVLTEGVDTRPIATPDLSSNTHGVGRELFEIFRQAAGPATNGAGVVV
- the ugpC gene encoding sn-glycerol-3-phosphate ABC transporter ATP-binding protein UgpC, translating into MASLKLTDVEKTYGGSVQVLRDINLEIEQGELIVFVGPSGCGKSTLLRMIAGLEKITGGELEIDNQVVNDVPPSERGIAMVFQSYALYPHMTVRDNMAFALKIAGDDAATIDAKVQAAAEKLQLENFLDRLPKALSGGQRQRVAIGRSIVRDPKVYLFDEPLSNLDASLRVATRIQIAQLKEEMPDSTMIYVTHDQVEAMTLASRIVVLAGGGVAQVGAPLDLYERPNSTFVARFIGSPAMNLLRGKIVGTGAKTTLQMHEGGGMIISDYPSTDADTGAEVEVGIRPEDMMETDASNFAFQAKVEITEALGEVTLLYFEKAAPDHEPVIGKLAGIHKDLRGTSVKLTAAPEKVHVFKDGISLLYRDQPVFLPGVQPH